In the Vulpes lagopus strain Blue_001 chromosome 16, ASM1834538v1, whole genome shotgun sequence genome, one interval contains:
- the CYSLTR2 gene encoding cysteinyl leukotriene receptor 2: MEPNGTFGSSNSNGSCTIENFKKDFYPIVYLVIFVWGTLGNGFSIYVFLQSYKKSTSVNVFMLNLAISDFLFTSTLPFRADYYIRGSNWIFGDLACRIMSYSMYVNMYSSIYFLTVLSIVRFLATVHPFRLLHVTSIKSAWILCGIIWILIMASSVILLNNGSEQKGDAVLCLELNINKIVKLKTMNYIALVIGFLLPFCMLSICYLLIIRALLKVEVPESGLRVSHKKALITVIIALIIFLLCFLPYHILRTLHLMEWKVNTCKEDLHKAVVVTLALAAANTCLNPLLYYFAGENFKDRLRLILRKGQAQKTKYSLPVCMWLKRETQI; this comes from the coding sequence ATGGAACCCAATGGCACCTTTGGCAGTAGCAACAGCAATGGGAGCTGTACAATTGAAAACTTCAAAAAGGATTTTTACCCCATTGTGTACCTGGTAATATTTGTCTGGGGAACCTTGGGAAATGGCTTTTCCATATATGTTTTCCTGCAATCTTATAAGAAGTCCACTTCTGTGAATGTTTTCATGCTAAACCTGGCCATTTCAGATTTCTTGTTCACAAGTACACTACCCTTCAGAGCTGACTATTACATCAGAGGCTCCAATTGGATATTTGGGGACCTGGCCTGCAGGATTATGTCTTATTCTATGTATGTCAACATGTACAGCAGCATTTATTTCCTGACTGTACTGAGCATCGTGCGTTTCCTGGCAACTGTTCACCCCTTCCGGCTTCTCCATGTCACCAGCATCAAGAGTGCCTGGATTCTGTGTGGGATCATATGGATCCTTATCATGGCTTCCTCAGTAATACTTCTGAACAATGGCTCTGAGCAGAAGGGCGATGCCGTATTATGCTTAGAGCtgaatatcaataaaattgttaaactGAAGACCATGAACTACATTGCCTTGGTGATCGGCTTCCTGCTGCCATTCTGCATGCTCAGCATTTGTTACCTGCTGATCATTCGAGCCCTGTTAAAAGTAGAGGTCCCAGAATCAGGGCTGCGGGTTTCTCACAAGAAGGCACTTATCACCGTCATCATTGCCTTGATCATCTTCCTCTTGTGTTTCCTGCCCTATCACATACTGAGAACTCTCCACCTGATGGAGTGGAAAGTGAATACATGCAAAGAGGACCTGCATAAAGCTGTAGTCGTCACACTGGCCTTGGCAGCAGCCAATACCTGCCTCAATCCTTTGCTCTATTACTTTGCTGGGGAAAATTTTAAGGACAGACTGAGGTTGATACTCAGAAAAGGGCAGGCACAGAAGACAAAGTACAGCCTTCCTGTCTGCATGTGGTTGAAAAGGGAAACACAAATTTAA